A genome region from Christensenella minuta includes the following:
- a CDS encoding sugar transferase has protein sequence MYRKYIKRLLDIIFSALSLGILSPVFLVTAILVRAKLGSPVIFRQRRPGKDEKIFTMYKFRTMTDRKDENGELLPDGERLTGFGKKLRSTSIDELPELLNILKGEMSFVGPRPLLKEYLPYYTKEEHHRHDMRPGLTGLAQINGRNDLEWKARFHIDIQYIKHVNFRLDSEVLFRTIAYTVRKKDIKSGNEMVMKDLDVERQDKIDC, from the coding sequence ATGTACCGGAAATACATCAAAAGGCTGCTGGATATCATATTTTCAGCCCTATCGCTGGGAATTTTATCTCCGGTGTTTTTGGTAACGGCAATTCTGGTACGGGCAAAATTAGGCAGTCCGGTTATTTTCCGGCAGCGGCGTCCGGGAAAAGATGAAAAGATATTCACGATGTATAAATTTCGTACAATGACGGACCGGAAGGATGAAAACGGGGAACTGTTGCCCGACGGCGAACGGCTGACAGGCTTTGGGAAAAAATTGAGAAGCACCAGCATTGACGAATTGCCGGAATTGCTCAATATCTTGAAAGGCGAGATGAGCTTTGTGGGGCCGAGGCCGTTGCTTAAAGAATATCTGCCATATTATACAAAGGAAGAACATCACAGGCACGATATGCGGCCGGGGCTTACTGGATTGGCACAGATAAACGGAAGGAATGACCTTGAATGGAAGGCTAGGTTTCATATAGATATTCAGTATATCAAACATGTAAACTTCAGGTTGGATTCGGAGGTTTTATTTCGTACGATTGCCTATACTGTGAGAAAAAAGGACATAAAGTCTGGAAATGAAATGGTAATGAAGGATCTCGATGTGGAAAGGCAGGACAAAATTGATTGTTGA
- a CDS encoding DegT/DnrJ/EryC1/StrS family aminotransferase, giving the protein MGKLREKIYLSSPHMCGKEMDYIQEAFDTNWIAPLGKNVDYFEREIAAYAGVKAAAALSSGTAAIHLALKACGVKQGDIVFCSDLTFAASCNPIIYEQAVPVFIDSERKSLNMSPAALEKAFKKQVPKAVIAVNLYGQSADMAAIKRICDKRNIPIIEDAAESLGATYKDKMSGSIGKFGVFSFNGNKIITTSGGGMLVSDDEEAIAKARFWATQARDQARHYQHSELGYNYRMSNIVAGIGRGQLTILSERIKQKKAIYEYYKNAFEEIGEIEMCPIASWGKPNYWLSIILLEPDSKIKPLDIMLALEKENIESRPVWKPMHLQPFYEHYEFFSDNSDAIAVSEDVFGRGVCLPSDTKMTEKDMARVCGIIKGLF; this is encoded by the coding sequence ATCGGTAAATTGAGGGAAAAAATTTATTTGTCATCCCCGCATATGTGCGGAAAAGAGATGGATTATATTCAAGAAGCGTTCGATACGAACTGGATTGCTCCGCTTGGGAAAAATGTCGATTACTTTGAGCGGGAAATTGCCGCATACGCAGGCGTGAAAGCGGCGGCCGCCCTTTCCAGCGGCACGGCGGCGATCCATCTTGCCTTGAAAGCTTGTGGCGTAAAACAGGGCGATATCGTATTTTGTTCCGATCTCACCTTTGCCGCAAGCTGCAATCCGATTATATATGAACAAGCGGTCCCAGTGTTCATCGACAGTGAGAGGAAAAGCCTTAATATGTCGCCGGCCGCACTTGAAAAAGCGTTCAAGAAGCAGGTTCCCAAAGCAGTAATCGCCGTTAATTTGTACGGGCAAAGTGCGGATATGGCTGCAATCAAAAGAATATGCGATAAGCGAAATATTCCGATCATTGAAGATGCGGCGGAAAGCCTGGGCGCAACCTATAAAGATAAGATGAGCGGATCAATCGGGAAGTTTGGCGTTTTTTCTTTTAACGGCAATAAGATCATCACGACTTCCGGCGGCGGAATGCTTGTATCAGATGATGAAGAAGCGATCGCAAAGGCGCGCTTTTGGGCGACTCAGGCACGGGACCAGGCGCGGCATTACCAGCACAGTGAGCTTGGGTATAATTACCGGATGAGCAATATCGTCGCAGGGATCGGGCGCGGCCAGCTTACGATACTTTCCGAACGGATTAAGCAAAAAAAAGCTATTTATGAATATTATAAAAACGCCTTTGAAGAGATCGGAGAAATAGAAATGTGCCCGATTGCTTCATGGGGTAAGCCGAATTACTGGCTGAGCATTATTTTGCTGGAACCGGATTCAAAGATAAAACCGCTGGATATTATGCTCGCGCTGGAAAAAGAGAATATTGAGAGCCGTCCGGTGTGGAAGCCGATGCATTTGCAGCCGTTTTATGAACACTATGAATTTTTCAGTGACAATAGTGACGCCATTGCGGTATCGGAAGATGTGTTCGGCCGGGGCGTCTGTCTGCCCAGCGATACGAAAATGACGGAAAAGGATATGGCCCGGGTCTGCGGGATCATAAAAGGATTGTTCTGA
- a CDS encoding nucleoside-diphosphate sugar epimerase/dehydratase, with product MQEKKTYKIHRTRNSIIVFLVLCDIVSVFLSLYFAVCIRFESLSPAFGTNLLWLAWPLLSVLFCVLFYLFRLYHSMWRYSGISEGLRIIASVVIGSAICFGCDLAFDLHIPLSIQMLFSLLLMVFLCVSRFGYRAVRHLSIRKNSKSPARASLLVVGAGSGAAMIIAQMRGYGRYRDIVAVDDDANKQKMRIQGVEVVGFVRDIPRIVTQRSVSDIIVAIPSLKGEKLSEILDLCRKTGCRVRILPLIQEMDTEKKKGAPPLREIRVNDILFREEVQLDMDSIGVYLNGKDVLVTGGGGSIGSEICRQAARFNIKSLTIFDIYENTAYELHCELKRQYGDALDVKIRIGSVREIERLKQVFCEVHPQIVFHAAAHKHVPLMEDCPLEAIKNNVQGTLNTLQAANEAGVERFVNLSTDKAVNPTSIMGATKRLTEMAVQSFAKKTGMKCMSVRFGNVLGSHGSVIPLMENQIRNGGPVTVTHPDIVRYFMTIPEAAQLVLQAGALANSGSVYVLDMGKPVKIMELAKTLIHFYGYEPDVDIPIEIIGLRPGEKLYEELAMAEEKERLDTTAHNRIFKLGPGETSFDLELFEQMLTLANNNDMDAIGRLKQIVTTYQPWCDRDR from the coding sequence ATGCAGGAAAAAAAGACGTATAAAATTCACAGGACACGCAATTCGATCATTGTGTTCCTGGTATTGTGCGATATCGTGTCCGTTTTTCTTTCGCTTTATTTTGCCGTATGTATTCGTTTTGAAAGCCTGAGCCCCGCTTTTGGTACAAATTTGCTGTGGCTTGCCTGGCCTCTCCTATCGGTGCTGTTCTGCGTGCTGTTTTACCTGTTCCGGCTGTATCACAGCATGTGGAGGTACAGCGGCATCTCGGAGGGCCTGCGTATTATCGCCAGCGTTGTGATCGGGAGCGCGATCTGTTTTGGATGTGACCTGGCTTTTGACCTGCATATCCCGCTCTCCATACAGATGCTTTTTTCCTTGCTGCTGATGGTCTTTCTCTGCGTTTCGCGCTTTGGTTACCGGGCGGTCCGGCACCTTTCGATCCGGAAGAACAGTAAATCGCCCGCGCGGGCCAGTCTGCTTGTTGTGGGTGCGGGTTCCGGCGCGGCAATGATTATTGCGCAAATGCGCGGCTATGGGAGGTACCGGGATATTGTCGCCGTAGACGATGACGCCAATAAGCAGAAAATGCGGATCCAGGGCGTCGAGGTCGTTGGCTTTGTCCGGGATATTCCCAGGATCGTGACCCAGAGGAGCGTATCGGATATCATCGTGGCGATCCCCTCGCTGAAGGGAGAAAAGCTCTCGGAGATCCTCGACTTGTGCCGGAAGACCGGCTGCCGGGTCAGGATCCTTCCGCTGATTCAGGAAATGGACACGGAAAAGAAAAAAGGAGCGCCGCCCCTGCGGGAGATCCGGGTGAACGATATCCTGTTCCGCGAAGAAGTCCAGCTTGATATGGACAGCATCGGCGTATATCTCAATGGAAAAGATGTTCTCGTAACAGGCGGCGGCGGATCGATCGGTTCCGAAATATGCAGACAGGCGGCCCGCTTCAACATCAAGAGCCTGACCATCTTCGATATTTATGAAAATACGGCTTATGAACTGCATTGCGAGCTGAAACGGCAGTATGGAGATGCGCTGGATGTCAAAATACGGATCGGCTCGGTGCGGGAGATTGAACGGCTGAAGCAGGTTTTTTGCGAGGTGCATCCTCAGATCGTGTTCCACGCCGCGGCACATAAGCATGTGCCGTTGATGGAGGACTGCCCGCTGGAGGCCATCAAAAACAATGTACAGGGCACGCTGAACACCCTGCAGGCGGCAAATGAGGCTGGAGTGGAGCGGTTTGTAAACCTTTCGACGGATAAGGCGGTGAACCCGACCAGCATTATGGGCGCGACCAAGCGCCTCACGGAGATGGCGGTGCAGTCCTTCGCGAAAAAGACCGGGATGAAATGTATGAGCGTGCGGTTTGGCAATGTGCTCGGCTCGCACGGCAGCGTCATTCCGCTGATGGAAAACCAGATCAGGAACGGAGGCCCGGTCACCGTTACCCATCCGGATATCGTGCGTTATTTCATGACGATTCCGGAAGCAGCGCAGCTGGTGCTGCAGGCGGGCGCCCTTGCCAACAGCGGTTCGGTTTATGTGCTGGATATGGGCAAGCCGGTCAAGATCATGGAGCTTGCAAAAACACTGATCCACTTTTACGGATACGAGCCGGATGTGGATATTCCCATCGAGATCATCGGGCTGCGCCCGGGTGAAAAGCTTTATGAGGAGCTTGCTATGGCTGAGGAAAAAGAGCGGCTCGATACGACGGCGCATAACCGGATATTTAAGCTGGGTCCGGGCGAAACATCCTTTGACCTTGAATTGTTTGAGCAGATGCTGACCCTTGCAAATAATAATGATATGGATGCTATCGGCCGGCTCAAGCAGATTGTAACGACCTACCAGCCGTGGTGTGACAGGGATCGGTGA
- a CDS encoding transcription termination/antitermination NusG family protein: MKFPYCYCVSCYSGEEEKVADKIRRICGCYSLVPRYEREEKKKGTWEKRRHVLLPGYIFLYSETPLNFGLFYGISQLTGCLKYDDGFELRGDDLKFAEWVLRYHGVIRLSQAVMEGDHIKIIDGPLADYEGMIKKVNKHRRSAMVEIKVGSHVKDVWMSFQWFDAPEQI, encoded by the coding sequence ATGAAATTTCCCTATTGCTATTGCGTATCCTGCTATTCCGGGGAGGAAGAGAAAGTAGCGGATAAAATCAGGCGTATTTGCGGCTGTTATTCGCTTGTCCCAAGGTATGAGCGGGAGGAGAAGAAAAAAGGAACCTGGGAAAAACGCCGGCATGTGCTCCTGCCGGGGTATATTTTTTTATATTCGGAAACACCTCTGAATTTCGGTTTGTTTTATGGGATCAGCCAGCTGACCGGCTGTCTGAAATACGACGATGGTTTTGAGCTGCGCGGGGACGACCTGAAGTTTGCGGAATGGGTTTTGCGTTATCATGGGGTGATCCGCCTGTCTCAGGCTGTTATGGAGGGAGACCATATCAAGATCATAGACGGGCCGCTTGCGGATTACGAGGGCATGATAAAAAAGGTAAATAAACACAGGCGCAGCGCCATGGTGGAAATTAAGGTCGGGAGCCATGTCAAGGATGTCTGGATGTCGTTTCAGTGGTTTGACGCACCAGAGCAGATATAA
- a CDS encoding recombinase family protein, whose amino-acid sequence MEQREYGYARVSTKEQHEDRQISALLKEGIQKENIFIDKQSGKDFERPKYKKLLRRLKKGDVVFISSIDRLGRNYAEIMDQWRIMTREKQADVVVLDMPLLDTRQKGDDLTGIFIADLVLQILSYVAQKERENIRARQAEGIAAAKARGVKFGRQKMEVPSNFREVAALWRNGGIPLREALEKLEIGRTYFFKKIKEFQI is encoded by the coding sequence ATGGAACAAAGAGAATATGGATATGCACGAGTATCGACAAAAGAGCAGCATGAGGACAGGCAAATTTCCGCCCTGCTGAAAGAAGGAATCCAAAAGGAGAACATTTTTATCGACAAACAGAGCGGGAAGGATTTCGAGCGGCCTAAATATAAGAAACTTTTAAGGCGGCTGAAAAAGGGCGACGTGGTATTCATCAGCTCTATTGACAGGCTTGGAAGGAATTATGCCGAAATCATGGACCAGTGGCGGATCATGACACGCGAAAAGCAGGCGGACGTTGTGGTTCTTGATATGCCGCTGCTGGATACGCGGCAAAAGGGAGACGACCTGACGGGGATATTCATTGCCGATCTGGTATTACAGATATTGTCCTATGTCGCGCAGAAGGAACGGGAAAACATCCGGGCGCGGCAGGCGGAGGGAATTGCCGCCGCCAAGGCGCGGGGAGTAAAATTCGGCAGGCAAAAAATGGAGGTTCCCTCAAATTTCCGGGAAGTGGCAGCTCTTTGGAGGAATGGGGGAATCCCGCTCAGGGAAGCGCTTGAAAAATTAGAGATAGGCCGGACCTATTTTTTTAAGAAGATAAAAGAATTTCAAATATAA
- a CDS encoding cupin domain-containing protein has protein sequence MDQLMKNIETATVLPFAGLVDYAPGQVASKTLAQNDAVSLTLFAFAKGEEISTHESHGDALVIALDGIGEITIDGEKHPLRAGEAILMPARHPHAVYAVEKFKMFLAVVFPSKPEGE, from the coding sequence ATGGATCAATTGATGAAAAATATTGAAACCGCGACCGTTCTGCCCTTTGCCGGCCTTGTAGATTACGCGCCCGGCCAGGTGGCGAGCAAAACGCTTGCACAAAACGACGCGGTAAGCCTTACATTGTTTGCGTTTGCCAAGGGAGAAGAAATCAGCACGCACGAATCCCACGGAGACGCGCTCGTGATCGCGCTTGACGGTATTGGAGAAATCACGATCGACGGGGAAAAGCACCCCCTGCGCGCCGGCGAGGCGATCCTGATGCCCGCTCGTCATCCCCACGCCGTTTATGCTGTGGAAAAATTCAAAATGTTTTTGGCCGTCGTTTTTCCGTCCAAGCCGGAAGGCGAATAA
- a CDS encoding ferredoxin — MKKAVIEDGCIGCGLCESVCPEVFRMTDCNVAEVYGEITPDNEESAFEAESGCPVSVISINDD, encoded by the coding sequence ATGAAAAAAGCGGTAATCGAAGATGGCTGCATTGGCTGCGGCCTTTGCGAAAGCGTATGTCCGGAAGTGTTCCGTATGACGGATTGTAACGTCGCGGAGGTTTACGGCGAAATTACGCCGGACAATGAGGAAAGCGCTTTTGAGGCGGAAAGCGGCTGCCCGGTGAGCGTCATCTCCATCAACGACGATTAA
- a CDS encoding DUF2461 domain-containing protein has product MPISKQTLNFLAQNKFNNSREWFRAHKPEYQEYVLAPMAELVNLLAPTIQKIDPLIITEPKVGKAISRIYRDTRFSRDKSLYREVMWIVFARSKSEFGCLPGFVLEFSPQGFRYGCGYYGAPPRTMEMIRRMALEGDKAFQKAFRAMKKQDIFTLEGEFYKRSKCPDAPKDMRSWLDRKNLDWMRNSTDASLLFSPDLYKTLSDGFTLLAPFYDFLCKVEERLLAEA; this is encoded by the coding sequence ATGCCTATTTCAAAGCAAACGCTTAATTTCTTAGCGCAAAATAAATTCAACAACAGCAGGGAATGGTTCCGCGCGCATAAGCCGGAATACCAGGAATATGTGCTTGCGCCCATGGCAGAGCTTGTGAACCTGCTTGCCCCTACCATACAAAAGATCGATCCGCTGATTATTACTGAACCCAAGGTGGGAAAAGCCATCTCGCGTATCTATCGTGACACGCGTTTTTCCCGTGATAAATCCCTGTACCGCGAGGTAATGTGGATTGTGTTTGCGCGCAGCAAAAGTGAATTTGGCTGCCTGCCGGGGTTTGTGCTCGAATTTTCCCCGCAGGGCTTCCGTTATGGCTGCGGATATTACGGCGCTCCACCGCGTACCATGGAAATGATCCGCAGGATGGCCCTCGAAGGCGACAAGGCGTTCCAAAAGGCGTTCCGTGCCATGAAAAAGCAGGACATTTTTACGCTGGAGGGCGAATTTTATAAACGAAGCAAATGTCCGGACGCACCGAAGGACATGCGCAGCTGGCTTGACCGCAAAAACCTTGACTGGATGCGAAACAGCACGGATGCGAGCCTTCTGTTTTCGCCGGATTTATACAAGACGCTTTCGGATGGTTTCACGCTGCTCGCGCCCTTTTATGATTTCCTGTGCAAGGTGGAAGAACGGCTTTTGGCCGAGGCCTGA
- a CDS encoding Hsp20/alpha crystallin family protein, which produces MAGLIPFGHRHGLSKGFDDLGFWDGSFMRNFFNGSDGFTNFRVDVKDKDDRYEVDADLPGLHREMIDVSYDDGILTISADMNEESKTEKDNYVVNERRMGRVSRSFSVSDVKEDDITAEYKDGVLKVVLPKNGEEKKKSKKIDIR; this is translated from the coding sequence ATGGCAGGATTAATTCCATTTGGTCACCGGCATGGTCTTTCAAAGGGATTTGACGATCTCGGTTTTTGGGACGGAAGTTTCATGCGCAATTTCTTCAACGGATCGGATGGATTCACCAATTTCAGGGTGGACGTCAAGGATAAGGACGACCGCTATGAGGTTGACGCCGATCTTCCGGGCCTTCACCGGGAGATGATCGACGTTTCCTATGACGATGGAATCCTTACGATCAGTGCAGACATGAATGAGGAGTCCAAGACCGAAAAAGACAATTATGTGGTGAATGAGCGCCGTATGGGCCGTGTTTCCCGTTCGTTCTCGGTGAGCGACGTCAAAGAAGACGACATCACTGCGGAATACAAAGACGGCGTTTTGAAAGTCGTTCTTCCGAAGAATGGCGAAGAAAAGAAAAAATCCAAAAAAATTGACATCAGGTGA
- a CDS encoding aldose 1-epimerase family protein yields MELFGKKVTKEELGKYVGDMSQIADAREGMLTAGKADGVRVIDVKTGGGFSFSILPSRGMDIAWAEYKGTPIAYIGKPGVVNPAYFEKDGLGFLRGFFAGLMTTCGLTYMGAPCTDAGDTLGLHGRISNTPACDVGVSREWEDGDYVIRIRGKVAESAVFGENMVLTREFMVKMGEACVHVRDRVENCGHTQAPLMLLYHCNFGYPLVSEDTVLIEPEGTKVRARDAEGEKDIDRYMKFEAPAHGYNEQVFYHDIPKVKGDESYACLYNKKLGLGGYVKFNRAQFTNFGEWKMMGEGDYVVGLEPSNSLPEGRAAARERGQLVMLAPGETKEFEFTIGVVEGEDGIGKIL; encoded by the coding sequence ATGGAATTATTCGGGAAAAAAGTGACAAAAGAGGAATTGGGTAAATACGTAGGGGATATGTCGCAGATCGCGGATGCGCGCGAGGGAATGCTGACCGCGGGCAAAGCGGATGGCGTGCGCGTCATTGATGTGAAAACGGGCGGCGGATTTTCGTTTTCGATCCTTCCTTCGCGGGGGATGGATATTGCATGGGCGGAATATAAGGGAACGCCCATCGCGTATATCGGAAAACCGGGGGTCGTAAATCCGGCCTATTTTGAAAAAGACGGGCTGGGCTTCCTGCGCGGTTTTTTCGCGGGGCTTATGACAACCTGCGGTCTTACCTATATGGGCGCGCCGTGCACAGACGCGGGTGATACGCTTGGTCTGCACGGAAGGATCAGCAATACGCCCGCCTGCGACGTAGGCGTCAGCAGGGAATGGGAGGACGGCGATTATGTGATCCGCATCCGCGGGAAAGTTGCAGAAAGTGCTGTGTTTGGCGAAAACATGGTGCTGACACGTGAATTCATGGTGAAAATGGGCGAAGCGTGCGTGCATGTGCGCGACCGTGTGGAAAATTGCGGCCATACGCAAGCGCCGCTGATGCTGCTTTACCACTGTAACTTTGGCTATCCGCTCGTCAGCGAGGATACTGTGCTGATCGAGCCGGAGGGCACAAAGGTGCGCGCGCGGGACGCGGAGGGTGAAAAAGATATTGACCGTTACATGAAGTTTGAAGCGCCTGCGCATGGCTATAACGAGCAGGTGTTCTATCATGATATCCCCAAGGTAAAGGGCGACGAGAGCTATGCCTGCCTGTATAATAAAAAGCTCGGTCTGGGCGGATACGTAAAATTCAACCGTGCGCAGTTCACAAATTTCGGCGAATGGAAAATGATGGGAGAGGGTGACTATGTGGTAGGCCTCGAGCCGTCGAACAGCCTGCCGGAGGGCCGCGCCGCCGCGCGTGAACGCGGACAGCTGGTCATGCTTGCACCGGGCGAAACGAAGGAGTTCGAGTTTACCATCGGGGTCGTTGAAGGCGAGGATGGGATCGGGAAAATCCTCTGA
- a CDS encoding xylulokinase encodes MEQKIIAWDLGTGGNKASLYDSDGNCIAAAFMSYNTTYPAHGWHEQKPEDWWEAIVKSTRLLLEKAKVDKNDITCCGISGHSLGAVPVGRDGTLLREFTPIWSDGRATKQVADVFENYSEEKWYMTTGNGFTPAFYSAFKILWYQDNEPEVYRNIGKVIGTKDYINYKLTGRLCTDPSYASGSGVWDLENWRYSSGLIAAMGLPEEIFPEVVASTDVIGQISQEAADELGLTTKVNVVAGGVDNSCMALGAKAFKEGRVYNSLGSSSWIAVSSQKPLLEANSRPYVFTHVVPGYFASALCLTAGGTCFRWMRDQMCREFVEEAERTGSDAYDLMTQEAAKSPVGAGKLLFNPSLGGGMPMDKSYNLRGAFMGLDLIHTRADVIRASMEGISMGLRACLDKLRELTDIADEMLLVGGGSKSPLWRQIYADVYKMHVLKSNIDEQAAALGAAACAAVGTGIWSDFDKIDSLHKIEEDVAPIPENMAYYDKMMKVYHKASDSLSDLGDMLMEI; translated from the coding sequence ATGGAACAGAAAATAATTGCGTGGGACCTTGGAACCGGCGGAAACAAGGCCTCCCTTTACGATAGCGATGGCAACTGCATCGCGGCCGCCTTTATGTCTTATAATACGACCTATCCGGCGCACGGCTGGCACGAACAAAAGCCGGAGGACTGGTGGGAGGCGATCGTAAAGAGTACGCGCCTTCTGCTGGAAAAAGCAAAAGTGGATAAAAACGATATTACCTGCTGCGGTATTTCGGGCCACAGCCTCGGAGCGGTACCGGTCGGCAGGGATGGTACGCTCCTGCGGGAGTTTACGCCCATTTGGTCCGACGGACGCGCGACAAAGCAGGTTGCGGACGTATTTGAAAATTACAGCGAAGAAAAATGGTATATGACGACGGGCAATGGCTTTACCCCTGCGTTTTATTCCGCATTCAAGATCCTGTGGTACCAGGACAACGAGCCGGAGGTCTACCGCAACATCGGCAAGGTGATCGGCACCAAGGACTACATTAATTATAAGCTGACGGGCCGTTTATGCACCGATCCGTCGTATGCTTCGGGCAGCGGCGTATGGGACCTTGAAAACTGGCGGTATTCATCCGGGCTTATCGCCGCGATGGGGCTGCCGGAAGAGATATTTCCCGAGGTTGTCGCTTCCACGGATGTGATCGGCCAAATCTCGCAGGAAGCGGCGGACGAGCTCGGCCTCACGACGAAGGTAAATGTCGTTGCGGGCGGCGTGGACAATTCCTGTATGGCGCTTGGCGCAAAAGCGTTTAAGGAGGGCAGGGTATATAATTCCCTCGGTTCCTCTTCGTGGATTGCGGTCTCCTCTCAAAAGCCGCTGCTCGAGGCGAATTCCCGTCCTTATGTTTTCACCCATGTAGTCCCCGGCTATTTTGCTTCCGCGCTGTGCCTTACGGCGGGCGGCACATGTTTCCGCTGGATGCGCGACCAGATGTGCCGGGAGTTTGTCGAAGAAGCAGAAAGAACGGGGAGCGACGCTTACGACCTGATGACGCAGGAGGCGGCAAAATCCCCGGTTGGTGCGGGCAAATTGCTCTTCAACCCCAGCCTTGGCGGAGGGATGCCGATGGATAAGAGCTACAATCTGCGCGGCGCGTTTATGGGACTTGACCTCATTCATACGCGCGCGGATGTGATCCGCGCCTCGATGGAAGGTATCTCTATGGGGCTTCGCGCGTGTCTCGATAAACTTCGTGAGCTGACGGATATCGCGGACGAGATGCTGCTCGTAGGCGGCGGGAGCAAAAGCCCACTCTGGCGGCAGATCTATGCGGACGTTTACAAGATGCATGTTTTGAAGTCCAACATTGACGAACAGGCGGCTGCGCTCGGCGCGGCTGCGTGCGCGGCAGTCGGGACGGGCATCTGGTCCGATTTCGACAAGATCGATTCCCTGCATAAGATCGAAGAAGATGTTGCGCCAATCCCCGAAAATATGGCATACTATGATAAAATGATGAAGGTATATCACAAGGCCTCGGACAGCCTGTCCGACCTTGGCGATATGCTTATGGAAATCTGA